CAGGCGAATTTCTGAGTCATCAATCCAATCGGCCCGCTGCCGAGCACAATTACCGTATCACCTTTTTTTACACCTGCATGCTCTACACTCCACCATGCCGTAGGGATGACATCAGAGAGAAACAGGAGCGACTCATCTTCTAGTTCACATGATTCAGGAACGACAAAAGATGTAAAATCAGCGTAGGGCACTTTTAGGTATTCTGCCTGTCCACCCGGATGGTTACCATATTGCTCTGTATAACCAAAATATCCCCCCGTATCCTTGTAATCATTGGTATTGTCACACTGGCTTTCCATCTGGTTCTGGCAATAAAAACACTCACCACAAGAAACGTTGAAAGGAATGACCACTCGATCTCCTTTTTTCACCTTTTTCACTTCAGGACCCACTTCTTCTACTATTCCCATCGGTTCATGTCCGATGATATAGCCTGGTCTTAATGGCATATTACCTTGATAAAGATGAAGGTCTGATCCGCAAATTGCCGTTGAAGTAATTTTCACAATCATATCTTGTTCATGTTCGATTTTTGGTGCTTCTACATTTTTAACTTGAACGTCCTTAGAACCTTGATAAGTAACTGCTTTCATTCATTCGCCACCCCATTTCTATTAAATACATTTTATGTTTCCCTGCAAGGAACAATAGAAAACAGTTATGGAAGATTTTCCAATAATTAGCTTTGCACATAAATTACTCTTTAATAAACCAACTTATAATATGGAGGTGTTACAAAATGGAGCCTAAAAAGCCCGGAAATAAAAGACTGCCTGATTTCAAGGAAATGACAGACAGAGTAATCGCAGAACCCGCAATAGGACCACAGCTGGTGATCAAAACAAATCTGGATCCAAGTGATGCAACCGAGGAAAATCCATATTTTAAAAATGATCAAATGACTGATTCTGAACAATTCAAAGAGTATTTCAAGGAGTAGACAATGGAAAAAACACAGGCTTATTTACGCGAAATCATATCCAACTATACAGAGACCTATCCACTTAGCAAAAAAATTTACAATCGATTAGAACAAGGCGATTACCCGTCTGAAGGTGACTTTGTCAAAGACCTAACCGCAGAAGAAATCGAATTTTTGAATAAAATTCTCCCTGATGCAATTGAATATGCCAGAAACGAAGTCGATGAAGAACGCGCACAGCAATTAAATGAAGTTTACGAATTACTCTATTGAACAGTTGAAAGAATACTTCCACCTTTTATCCGTTAAACGG
This portion of the Mesobacillus sp. S13 genome encodes:
- a CDS encoding zinc-dependent alcohol dehydrogenase, with translation MKAVTYQGSKDVQVKNVEAPKIEHEQDMIVKITSTAICGSDLHLYQGNMPLRPGYIIGHEPMGIVEEVGPEVKKVKKGDRVVIPFNVSCGECFYCQNQMESQCDNTNDYKDTGGYFGYTEQYGNHPGGQAEYLKVPYADFTSFVVPESCELEDESLLFLSDVIPTAWWSVEHAGVKKGDTVIVLGSGPIGLMTQKFAWMKGAKRVIAVDHLDYRLMHAKKTNNVEIFDFTQEDDPGKFLQNLTDGGADVVIDCVGMDGKKSVVEKVEQKLKLQGGTLSALEIAHTAVRKFGTLQITGVYGLRYNMFPLGRFFERNVTMKMGQAPVIHYMPKLFDMVTNGEFDPTDIITHKIPLEDAAKGYEMFNERKDDCIKVVLKP
- a CDS encoding sigma-G-dependent sporulation-specific acid-soluble spore protein CsgA; the protein is MEKTQAYLREIISNYTETYPLSKKIYNRLEQGDYPSEGDFVKDLTAEEIEFLNKILPDAIEYARNEVDEERAQQLNEVYELLY